A window from Branchiostoma lanceolatum isolate klBraLanc5 chromosome 9, klBraLanc5.hap2, whole genome shotgun sequence encodes these proteins:
- the LOC136442074 gene encoding NLR family CARD domain-containing protein 4-like: MALSHTSAPKPTNMQATVTGDHNISVIAGDNSSVTINQGPNSQSQGDSTQTSHPFPLEECQEALRNHYRKRRSKVQVVPWNKEDTVDVHKIFTSVDLLAHRKSGSDFKGQPLQSITDIFDSSEECPDPQHILIWGAAGIGKTTILAKLLMSWTDRTSEVLKKYDLVFELALREVKKSQSLVDCIFSQLLPYDVGFTQDDLFEFIKDNDKVLIILDGYDEFEVAESHGTYSIYDLLNYKILQKSTVVVTTTTTRLADVTRLMDHDTRVEIVGFSPDNMASFVCNWFSNVVKRKEQGDALLQRISPTVLYTGILSVPFLLVLTCLLWEEDSNIPVSDQVCPLYDQLIDCLVKRYLTKGANPQSSGVIEQTLSSLGELAFDSLLKNTLLFSEEDVHKYCKTGHEAPVHLGLLLMQKNVSKLNPANQFSFSHKTMQEYFAGRHLANKLKSQDSAARKETLCHCFPNLWSVLQLDNLLVFTCGRLGQDATFIRSRLDDIYSESNVKQLEEEFYTFFKTTMPIKKWETDITLKGVTDNEGHEVELPCLGQWNDYPHKLCIYQNSMEVFLLCCYESGLTEEFAKVLFKRNAIQFSGANPRLYSVLSRVITDGRKKVEQLRLVNTQHYVLGSVLEQLHQLSNLTELNLRQSRLGQREVSCTTPDRLKRKLLTRQKSNFVVNDAAKAPSLLAEYLPSLRLLKKFVISWNDLGPEDMKQLFPAIRQLNDLEEVFLSGNDLTDLGKDVAELVASLPQLKVFKVFFCQLYLEELKEIASSLQQHCPNLELFDFQLNLVERGESTCIEEEDKQAVCRELNEGVEVCWETSSSLGGTGT; encoded by the exons GTGACTCCACACAAACCTCACACCCCTTCCCACTGGAGGAATGCCAAGAAGCTCTCAGGAACCACTACAGAAAAAGACGTAGCAAAGTCCAAGTTGTACCATGGAATAAGGAAGATACTGTTGATGTACATAAAATCTTCACCAGTGTAGACCTACTGGCACACAGGAAAAGCGGCAGCGATTTCAAAGGGCAACCGTTACAATCCATAACAGACATATTTGATAGTAGCGAAGAGTGCCCAGATCCTCAGCACATTTTGATATGGGGGGCAGCAGGGATAGGAAAGACCACCATTCTAGCAAAACTGTTGATGTCCTGGACAGATAGGACTTCGGAAGTCTTAAAGAAGTATGACCTGGTTTTTGAGCTTGCCCTACGAGAGGTTAAGAAGTCACAATCATTAGTTGACTGCATCTTTAGCCAGCTGTTACCATATGATGTAGGCTTTACCCAAGATGACCTCTTTGAGTTCATCAAAGACAATGACAAAGTTCTCATCATTCTAGACGGGTATGATGAGTTTGAGGTCGCGGAGTCCCACGGTACGTACAGTATCTACGATCTCCTCAATTACAAGATTCTGCAGAAAAGCACTGTCGTTGTCACAACGACAACGACACGTCTGGCTGATGTTACCCGACTTATGGACCATGATACAAGGGTGGAGATTGTGGGTTTCAGTCCAGACAACATGGCTTCCTTTGTCTGTAACTGGTTCAGCAATGTTGTCAAAAGGAAAGAGCAAGGCGATGCTTTACTGCAGAGGATCAGCCCCACAGTACTGTACACAGGGATCCTGTCAGTGCCATTCCTCCTTGTCCTGACCTGTCTTCTTTGGGAAGAGGATAGCAACATCCCAGTAAGTGACCAGGTCTGCCCTCTTTATGACCAGCTGATAGACTGCCTGGTAAAAAGGTACCTTACAAAAGGTGCAAACCCCCAAAGTTCAGGAGTAATTGAACAGACACTGTCGTCACTAGGAGAGCTGGCATTTGACAGTTTGCTAAAGAACACCCTCCTCTTTAGTGAAGAAGATGTGCACAAGTACTGCAAGACTGGCCATGAAGCTCCTGTCCACTTGGGACTCTTACTGATGCAGAAAAACGTATCCAAGCTGAACCCTGCCAATCAGTTCTCGTTCTCACACAAGACCATGCAGGAGTATTTTGCAGGAAGACACCTTGCAAACAAACTTAAGAGTCAAGACAGTGCGGCTAGGAAAGAAACACTTTGCCACTGCTTTCCGAATCTGTGGAGTGTCCTCCAGCTTGACAACTTATTAGTGTTTACCTGTGGAAGGCTCGGACAAGATGCAACATTCATCCGTTCACGCCTTGATGACATCTACAGTGAGTCCAATGTCAAGCAATTGGAGGAAGAGTTCTACACCTTCTTCAAGACAACAATGCCCATAAAAAAATGGGAGACTGACATTACATTGAAGGGGGTCACTGACAATGAAGGCCATGAAGTAGAGCTGCCATGCCTAGGCCAGTGGAATGACTATCCACACAAGCTTTGCATCTATCAGAATAGCATGGAAGTGTTCTTGCTGTGCTGCTATGAGAGTGGGCTCACAGAAGAGTTTGCCAAAGTACTGTTCAAGAGAAATGCCATCCAGTTTTCAGGTGCTAACCCAAGACTGTACAGCGTGCTGTCACGTGTCATAACAGATGGTAGGAAGAAGGTCGAGCAGCTCCGTTTGGTGAATACACAGCACTATGTCCTTGGAAGTGTCCTTGAACAGCTGCATCAGCTGTCCAATCTCACCGAGCTGAACCTGCGACAGTCACGACTGGGACAGCGAGAAGTCAGCTGTACCACACCTGACAGGCTGAAGCGAAAGTTGCTGACAAGgcaaaaatcaaattttgttgTAAACGATGCAGCAAAAGCACCCAGCCTGTTGGCCGAGTATCTCCCATCCTTAAGATTGTTAAAGAAGTTTGTCATCTCCTGGAATGACCTTGGTCCAGAAGACATGAAACAACTCTTCCCCGCCATCAGACAGTTAAATGACCTTGAGGAGGTCTTCCTCTCCGGAAATGACCTGACCGACCTTGGCAAGGATGTTGCGGAGCTCGTGGCTTCTCTACCCCAGTTGAAAGTCTTCAAAGTGTTCTTCTGTCAACTGTATTTGGAGGAACTCAAGGAAATAG CATCCAGTCTCCAACAACACTGCCCGAACCTGGAGCTGTTTGATTTCCAACTGAATTTAGTCGAGAGGGGAGAGTCTACCTGTATTGAGGAGGAAGACAAACAGGCAGTATGTAGAGAGTTGAATGAAGGAGTAGAAGTGTGTTGGGAAACCTCGAGCTCCCTTGGAGGTACCGGTACATAG
- the LOC136442075 gene encoding NACHT, LRR and PYD domains-containing protein 1b allele 5-like yields the protein MAEAGQGLDPTMVNPGVEEDVDIYTSTSSTTSTAQENEDLPSQQQQQPSPLPLELVQYRDAINQRYERQVCQQQPLAYDKEFILDVEDTFTTIDYLPYNARRQAFDRQPLESIADIFNATFNPSCANPSRILLWGAPGIGKTTLIAKLLTEWNKRDVEVLQRFDFVFAIALRKVERTQSLLDCIFDQLMPEDDVHMKQVLENYLHRSNRVLIILDGYDELTLQLDKDHDIMKLLTGRLFPKASILVTTRPTCTSDVISKMKPDTRVEILGFSPDNVKSYILKFFKEQPTKGEELLKKIGPTLLSAGIFSVPILLLQVCLLWEDNKNVILSDKICLLYNQVVTCLVQRYGAKDKNPVPVEDVQTLIRALEKLAFECLLKEKAVTVFNQEDVFKYCGEHFTILVQLGLLKEQKSPSRTNPVVQYSFSHKTMQEYFAAQYLAERFTIEEAAKGEMLQYYFPTARKVQTLGEVLIFLCGKLGDKSKFVLHHLLDIHSTPNVHLVEEEFYNFFATGKSRKDWDKDLKLEDFASAEDLTHQFTGQWNDYPHVLLTYQSYIVLYLLCCHESGLTAQFAEQVFLRNTIQFSGASPRVYSVVSHMIDEESEKIKKMEHLRLVNTQNYVLGLTLEMLDKLSGLTELNLRQSRLGRHLPTCTIPRRLELRFKYRRILKTSEDDLAKAPALLARQLPLLRSLKKLVISWNDLGPEDMKELLPAMKELRNLEELFLSGNDLGGLGKDVADLVAFLPKLKVFKVYFCQLTFAEIQMIASSLTDNCPDLELFDFQLNPIQSDESIWIGEREMDTVKAALRDQVFVPSGARKLPPTQQGP from the exons ATGGCCGAAGCAGGACAAGGTCTGGATCCAACTATGGTCAACCCAGGTGTAGAAGAAGATGTGGATATTTATACTAGTACAAGCTCCACAACTAGCACTGCACAAG AAAATGAGGATTTGccaagtcaacaacaacaacaaccaagtCCCCTCCCCTTAGAGTTAGTGCAGTATCGGGATGCCATCAACCAACGCTATGAAAGACAGGTGTGTCAGCAGCAACCCTTAGCGTACGACAAAGAATTCATCTTGGATGTGGAAGATACATTTACCACAATAGACTATCTTCCTTACAATGCTCGGCGCCAAGCTTTTGATCGACAACCTCTAGAATCCATTGCGGACATTTTCAATGCAACTTTCAATCCCAGCTGTGCCAATCCCTCACGAATCCTGCTATGGGGGGCCCCTGGAATTGGGAAGACCACGCTTATTGCAAAGCTATTGACTGAATGGAACAAACGAGATGTAGAAGTCTTACAGCGCTTTGACTTTGTGTTTGctattgccttgaggaaggttgAGAGGACACAGTCTCTTTTGGACTGCATCTTTGATCAGCTAATGCCTGAAGATGACGTGCACATGAAGCAAGTCCTGGAAAACTATCTTCACAGAAGCAACAGAGTCTTGATCATCCTGGATGGCTATGATGAACTTACATTGCAACTAGACAAAGATCACGACATCATGAAGCTCCTCACAGGCAGATTGTTTCCCAAAGCCTCCATCCTTGTCACCACAAGACCAACATGCACCTCGGATGTCATCTCAAAGATGAAGCCAGACACCCGCGTCGAGATCTTGGGCTTCAGTCCAGACAACGTCAAGAGCTACATCTTGAAGTTTTTCAAAGAACAGCCAACTAAAGGAGAAGAACTGCTGAAGAAGATTGGCCCAACCCTCCTGAGTGCAGGAATCTTCTCAGTACCCATCCTACTTCTCCAAGTCTGCTTGCTGTGGGAAGACAACAAGAATGTGATACTCAGTGACAAAATCTGCCTTCTCTACAACCAGGTGGTGACCTGTCTTGTGCAACGCTACGGTGCAAAAGACAAGAACCCTGTCCCTGTAGAAGACGTGCAAACACTCATCCGTGCACTGGAAAAACTGGCCTTTGAATGCCTGTTGAAGGAAAAAGCAGTCACAGTGTTTAATCAGGAAGATGTATTCAAGTACTGTGGAGAACACTTCACAATTCTGGTGCAGTTGGGCTTGTTGAAGGAACAGAAAAGCCCATCCAGGACAAATCCTGTTGTCCAGTACTCATTTTCCCACAAGACCATGCAAGAGTACTTTGCTGCGCAGTACCTAGCAGAGAGGTTCACAATAGAGGAGGCCGCGAAGGGGGAAATGTTGCAGTATTATTTCCCAACAGCCAGGAAAGTCCAGACACTCGGCGAAGTTCTCATCTTCTTGTGTGGAAAGTTGGGAGACAAGTCAAAATTTGTCCTACATCATCTACTCGACATCCACAGCACACCTAATGTACATCTTGTGGAGGAAGAGTTCTACAACTTCTTTGCCACAGGAAAGTCCAGGAAAGATTGGGACAAGGACCTCAAGTTGGAGGACTTCGCAAGTGCAGAAGATCTGACGCATCAGTTCACGGGCCAGTGGAACGACTACCCCCACGTGCTGCTGACATATCAGAGCTACATCGTGTTGTACCTCCTCTGCTGTCACGAGAGTGGCCTCACAGCTCAGTTTGCTGAGCAGGTGTTTCTGAGGAACACCATCCAGTTCTCAGGTGCTAGTCCGAGGGTGTACAGCGTGGTATCTCACATGATAGATGAAGAAAGCGAGAAGATCAAGAAGATGGAACACCTCCGTCTGGTCAACACGCAGAACTACGTCCTCGGCCTAACTCTCGAGATGCTGGACAAGTTGTCGGGTCTGACCGAACTGAACCTGCGCCAGTCGCGACTGGGTAGACACCTACCAACGTGCACGATCCCTAGGAGGCTTGAACTACGGTTCAAGTACAGAAGAATCCTGAAGACGTCTGAAGACGACTTGGCCAAGGCACCTGCTCTCCTAGCCAGGCAGCTACCCCTCTTGAGATCGCTGAAAAAGCTGGTCATTTCTTGGAATGATCTCGGACCAGAAGACATGAAGGAACTCCTTCCAGCCATGAAGGAACTGAGGAACCTTGAAGAATTGTTCCTGTCTGGAAACGACCTTGGTGGCCTCGGAAAGGACGTTGCTGACCTGGTAGCCTTCCTTCCCAAGTTGAAAGTCTTCAAGGTCTACTTCTGCCAACTCACCTTTGCAGAGATCCAGATGATAG CATCCAGTCTTACTGACAACTGTCCAGACCTGGAGCTGTTTGACTTCCAGTTGAACCCCATCCAGTCTGATGAGTCCATCTggattggagagagagagatggacaCAGTCAAGGCTGCACTCAGGGACCAGGTGTTCGTACCATCTGGGGCAAGAAAACTTCCTCCAACTCAACAAGGGCCTTGA